A part of Helicobacter ibis genomic DNA contains:
- the nusA gene encoding transcription termination factor NusA, whose translation MEKILDIIEGIAYEKDLPIDNVSEAVKESVIKVVKETLDPNINYDIEIDKKNKTLHLYQVISVCEDSNKQDDNKNFITLSEAKKHDSDIKVGDELRYELSLEDMSRSAVNSLFKELEYRIQRLIENQLFDKYKSQVGKIVNGNVVRIDNFGNTFVEIDEVHAILPKKNRIKGEEFRVGDVVRAVLRRINIDKQNGIHIELSRTTPKMLEELLKLEVPELKDGEIEIVNSARIPGERAKVSLKSNSAKIDSVGATVGVKGVRINAVSKELKNENIDCIEYSNQPELYIARALSPALVISVKLDENNETNDTKKAIVNISDKQKPKAIGRNGINIRLASMLTGYEIQLVEIPSSVDNNTNETTTNDEPKGGIDILSSLFKE comes from the coding sequence TTGGAAAAGATATTAGATATAATAGAAGGTATAGCATATGAAAAAGACTTGCCAATAGATAATGTATCAGAAGCAGTAAAAGAATCTGTTATAAAAGTTGTCAAAGAAACTTTAGATCCAAACATAAACTACGATATAGAAATAGATAAAAAAAATAAAACTTTACATCTCTATCAGGTAATTAGTGTGTGCGAGGATAGCAATAAACAAGATGATAACAAAAACTTCATAACACTAAGTGAAGCAAAAAAACACGATTCTGATATTAAAGTTGGTGATGAACTAAGATATGAATTAAGCCTTGAAGACATGAGTAGAAGTGCGGTTAATTCACTCTTTAAAGAACTAGAATATAGAATACAAAGACTAATAGAAAACCAACTATTTGATAAATACAAATCACAAGTTGGAAAAATCGTAAATGGAAATGTAGTAAGAATTGATAACTTTGGCAATACATTTGTCGAGATTGATGAAGTGCATGCAATCCTCCCTAAAAAAAATAGAATAAAAGGCGAAGAATTCAGAGTTGGAGATGTAGTGAGGGCTGTTCTTAGGAGAATTAATATAGATAAACAAAATGGGATTCATATAGAGTTAAGCAGAACAACTCCAAAAATGTTAGAAGAATTGCTAAAACTAGAAGTTCCAGAGCTAAAAGATGGTGAAATAGAAATAGTAAATTCAGCTAGAATCCCGGGAGAGAGGGCTAAAGTATCACTAAAGAGTAATTCTGCAAAAATAGATTCAGTAGGTGCAACAGTTGGAGTAAAAGGAGTAAGAATAAATGCAGTCTCCAAAGAGCTAAAAAATGAAAATATAGATTGCATAGAATATTCTAATCAACCAGAGCTATACATAGCAAGAGCATTATCTCCTGCACTTGTAATTAGTGTAAAACTAGATGAAAATAATGAAACTAACGATACAAAAAAAGCAATAGTCAATATATCAGATAAACAAAAACCAAAAGCCATAGGCAGAAATGGCATAAACATAAGACTAGCTTCAATGCTAACTGGATATGAGATTCAGCTAGTTGAAATACCAAGCAGTGTAGATAATAACACAAATGAAACAACGACAAATGATGAACCAAAAGGTGGCATAGATATATTAAGCTCACTATTTAAAGAGTAA